The DNA sequence GAGCAGCTATTGCCATCCTTGATAGAACCCCATGTCATCATTATGGATAATGCAGCTTTTCACCCCAAGAAACAACTAGATGAGCTTGCAGTGGCTAAGGGACACTATTTTCTTCCGCTTCCACCTTATTCCCCTGAACTCAATCCCATCGAACAGTTTTGGGCTACTCTAAAAAGAAAGGTGACTGAATTGTTAAGAACAGGTCGTTCTGTTCAGTCTGCTTTGGAATACTATTTTAAAACTAAATAACTATAAACAAGCAGAAACCATCAATAGGGCTGTTAAGAGCTTACTGTCGCAGTACCCTATTCGCTCCATCACATCGGACAATGGCTCAGAGTTCAGTAGCTTGTCAGACTTAAAAGGTGTGGAAGTCTATTTTGCCCATCCTTATGCTTCTCATGAAAGAGGAACAAATGAAAATTTCAATGGTCTCTTGAGAGAGTTTCTCCCAAAAGGTGTTTCTCTTAACTCACTAACGACAGAAGAACTCAATCACTACGTCTCTGCTATCAATGACAGACCTAGACGACTTCACAAGTATAAAACCGCAAATATTTTGTTTGGGCTAGCCCAAACAGCTTAACCTCTGGAGCTCTAGTTATCAATGAACTTGTTGCACTTGACTTGACAAGTGGGGATTTATTCTATTATCTTTAACATTTGAATAATATGAACTCTGGGATTTAGCTGATGATAGTTTTTGCCATATTAAGATGTTTGAATCAAAAGTTGACAAAGTTGAATTGTTATTGGCACAGGAAGAAGCTGTAAATGCTATCAACGAACAATTATTAAAGGATATTGGAATTAAAGAGGATAAGAATTACCTATTTACAAAAGATTTTAAAGTGGAAGAACGTGGACTAATTGGAAAAAAAGAAAAATTCGCTGTTGTACCTTTGAAAATTTTTGAAAAAATGTTATATCAAGTAAATACTAAACCTATGAAACAAATTTTAGACGATTTTATTGATAAAGTCTTTAACAATAGTATAGTCAAAGGATTGAAACAGAAAATTAGCCAGTTGACAGGCGAATTAAAAAGAGCCAGGGAGCAGCTTCAACATGAGAGGTCAGTACGAATTGCTGAACAAAAAGAAGCTAAGAAAAAAATGGATTCACTATTGAAAGAAGTCCAACCTGCAATAAACCTTTACGACAATTTTCAAAAATATCTCACAGAAAATGATAAGAAAAAAGTATTTGAACGTATCGAAAAACACAAAAAGTTACACCGAGAACAAATAAGTAAAAATCGCAATACAAATGATTATGAACGTTAAAAAGTGCAGAGAACAGTACTCTGCACTTTTTAATTTATTTAATTACTCAATCATTCCAAACCAACTTAACGCATCGATGATAGCTTGTTCTTTTTTGGGTGGACAATTTGGAACTCTTTGATTTTCTTTCTTAGAGTGATTATAGTTCTCTCGCTCAGTTATCCCAAGTTTCCTTTTAACTTGTGCAATGTTAAGG is a window from the Streptococcus hyointestinalis genome containing:
- a CDS encoding transposase, producing the protein MRRYLDVLACFPNTPIVYIDETGIDTYLYRHKARAPRGEKVYDKVSGRRFERISVVAGQIGSKIIAPLLYHGTMTAELFIKWYQEQLLPSLIEPHVIIMDNAAFHPKKQLDELAVAKGHYFLPLPPYSPELNPIEQFWATLKRKVTELLRTGRSVQSALEYYFKTK